In the Kaistella sp. 97-N-M2 genome, one interval contains:
- a CDS encoding TonB-dependent receptor yields MQDTLKTQEIESVNFTKRLPVSKEIINVEKDLNQKNLGQDLPILLKNQMSVISTSDAGNGVGYTGFRIRGVGGTAINVMLNGVPYNDSESQGTFFVNVGDLTSSASQIVIQRGVGTSSNGVSAFGASVNVLTKNPEEKFYVQSDNSYGSFNTYKYSAEIGSGKFWKDRLSVMGRYTKIHSDGYIDRAFSDLNSYNFTALFEENKTKIRLMAFGGKEKTYQAWTGVDKATWETRPKYNFSGAIYDANFENIVGFYENETDNYRQNHYQLLWEQQLNTRWNLETTLHYTKGKGFYDNYKQDAKFSKYNLPNLEVNNQLVKRTDFIRKKWLNNDFYGGVSTLYGKFENLDLNFGLVANRYFGKHFGNVTGVYFPEIFEHEYYRNNGTKTEFAGFAKAIIKVNRFEFYGDAQVRNIHYDTEIIQQGDDEGVQLDRTWSFFNPKVGFNYKISSGKLFLSYAHAHREPNRDDLFANPDIQPEKLHDFEAGLEKTFGAVSLTTNLYYMNYVNQLVLNGQINDIGEFIRINSGKSYRLGVEVGALAKLSDQWNVSGNLTLSKNENRDFKNETADGIQNLGNTPISFSPEVIANALINYNPTTNFSLGLQNQYVGSQYLDNTNTESLKLADYFLTDLNARYTLKLKRTEVDFKLLVNNIFNKKYVNNGFVDEQNPFYFSQAGTNFLFGMSFKFQ; encoded by the coding sequence GTGCAGGATACCTTAAAAACTCAGGAAATTGAAAGCGTCAATTTCACAAAACGGCTGCCGGTCTCGAAAGAGATTATCAACGTCGAAAAAGACCTCAACCAAAAAAATCTCGGTCAGGATTTACCTATTTTGCTGAAAAACCAAATGTCGGTCATCTCCACTTCTGATGCCGGAAACGGTGTGGGTTATACGGGATTTAGAATTCGTGGCGTGGGCGGAACCGCGATCAATGTCATGTTAAACGGCGTTCCGTACAATGATTCAGAATCACAGGGAACCTTCTTTGTAAATGTTGGTGATCTGACGAGTTCCGCTTCTCAAATCGTCATTCAGCGTGGTGTAGGAACTTCTTCCAATGGCGTGTCTGCTTTTGGAGCCAGTGTAAATGTACTTACCAAAAATCCCGAGGAAAAATTTTATGTACAATCCGATAATTCCTACGGGTCTTTTAATACGTATAAATATTCGGCAGAAATTGGCAGCGGAAAATTTTGGAAAGATCGGTTATCCGTGATGGGACGATACACCAAAATTCATTCTGATGGTTATATCGACCGCGCTTTTTCAGATTTAAATTCTTATAATTTTACCGCACTTTTTGAAGAGAATAAAACCAAGATACGTTTGATGGCCTTTGGTGGAAAAGAAAAAACCTATCAAGCCTGGACGGGTGTGGACAAAGCGACGTGGGAAACCAGGCCGAAATACAATTTTTCCGGTGCAATTTACGATGCAAACTTTGAAAACATTGTCGGGTTTTATGAGAACGAAACCGATAACTACAGACAGAATCATTATCAGCTTTTATGGGAACAGCAACTCAACACGCGCTGGAATCTGGAAACCACGCTTCATTACACGAAGGGAAAGGGTTTCTATGATAATTACAAACAGGATGCGAAATTCTCAAAATACAATTTACCAAACTTAGAAGTTAATAATCAACTTGTTAAAAGGACAGATTTCATCCGCAAAAAATGGCTGAATAACGATTTTTACGGCGGTGTTTCTACTCTTTATGGAAAGTTTGAAAACCTCGACCTGAATTTCGGACTCGTTGCAAATAGATATTTTGGTAAACATTTTGGAAATGTAACCGGCGTTTATTTTCCGGAAATTTTCGAACATGAATATTATAGAAATAACGGCACAAAAACCGAATTTGCTGGTTTTGCAAAAGCGATTATTAAAGTAAACCGGTTCGAATTTTATGGCGATGCTCAAGTCAGAAATATTCATTACGACACTGAAATCATTCAGCAAGGTGATGACGAAGGCGTGCAACTTGACAGAACCTGGTCATTTTTTAATCCGAAAGTGGGTTTTAACTATAAAATAAGTTCCGGAAAATTATTTCTATCCTACGCACATGCGCACCGCGAACCTAACCGCGACGATCTTTTTGCAAACCCCGACATTCAGCCGGAAAAACTGCACGATTTCGAAGCAGGTTTGGAAAAAACTTTCGGTGCAGTCTCCTTAACGACCAATCTTTATTATATGAATTACGTGAATCAGCTCGTTCTGAATGGGCAGATCAACGACATTGGCGAATTCATCCGCATCAATTCGGGGAAAAGTTATCGACTGGGCGTGGAAGTTGGCGCCTTGGCAAAACTTTCGGACCAGTGGAATGTTTCGGGAAATTTAACGTTGAGCAAAAACGAAAACCGAGATTTTAAGAACGAAACTGCAGACGGAATTCAAAATCTTGGCAACACGCCAATTTCGTTTTCGCCGGAAGTTATTGCGAACGCCTTAATTAATTACAATCCTACAACAAATTTTAGTTTAGGACTTCAAAACCAATATGTTGGAAGCCAGTATTTGGACAACACGAATACGGAAAGTTTAAAACTGGCGGATTATTTCCTAACCGATTTAAATGCGAGATACACTTTAAAACTCAAAAGAACCGAAGTCGATTTCAAATTATTGGTCAACAATATATTTAATAAAAAGTATGTGAACAATGGCTTTGTCGACGAGCAAAATCCTTTTTATTTTTCGCAGGCCGGAACGAACTTTTTGTTTGGAATGAGTTTTAAATTTCAATAA
- a CDS encoding WG repeat-containing protein — MKYVLVLFFSSLSFSLAAQKKTVQKKFIAPKTNVLKQTAPKPNPDLIKINDSVAALIPQKIDGKFGYINQNGKVIIKHEYSNVGFFTEDCNLLHSHNDKVRKYGTDKYASVRLNGLDFRINEAGKRVYLFKAEDLGKCPSEFKAQLFHGYILNDAYGIIEDSKFENPGDYRQFTIYPQYNYLHIMEGDDLKNPMIVAVQNNRFGVIDIHNKVIIPFEYSDIKRNYSWKLARLFEVTKDGKNYYYIDADNKRY; from the coding sequence ATGAAGTATGTTCTCGTTTTATTTTTCTCAAGCCTTTCCTTTTCCCTAGCTGCTCAAAAAAAAACTGTTCAGAAAAAATTTATTGCTCCTAAAACCAATGTTTTGAAGCAGACTGCTCCTAAACCGAATCCTGACCTAATTAAAATTAATGATTCCGTTGCGGCGTTAATTCCCCAGAAGATCGACGGAAAGTTTGGATACATCAATCAAAATGGCAAAGTGATCATCAAACATGAATACAGCAATGTCGGCTTTTTTACGGAAGACTGTAACCTTTTGCATTCGCATAATGATAAAGTGCGAAAATATGGCACCGACAAATATGCTTCGGTAAGGCTCAACGGCCTGGATTTCCGAATTAACGAAGCCGGTAAACGCGTTTATCTCTTCAAAGCAGAGGACCTGGGAAAATGCCCTTCAGAATTCAAAGCCCAGCTTTTTCATGGTTATATCTTAAATGATGCTTACGGAATTATCGAAGATTCAAAATTCGAAAATCCGGGAGATTACCGGCAGTTTACTATTTATCCGCAATATAACTATCTTCATATTATGGAAGGCGACGACCTGAAAAACCCGATGATCGTGGCGGTTCAAAACAACCGGTTTGGTGTTATCGACATTCACAATAAAGTCATCATTCCGTTTGAATACAGCGACATTAAAAGAAACTACAGCTGGAAGCTCGCGCGTCTTTTTGAAGTTACGAAAGACGGAAAAAATTATTATTATATAGATGCCGATAACAAAAGATATTAG
- a CDS encoding DUF2752 domain-containing protein, which translates to MGRKNSNLLYSVFIIAFGGGLLFYYFYNPNSDSFLIRCPFKTFTHLDCPGCGSQRALHSLLHGEFRQAFSYNPLFIAAIPYVFTGVLFEWFGLKYSFPKIRKILFGRWAIYLIAFLVIFFFIFRNI; encoded by the coding sequence ATGGGGCGCAAAAACAGCAATCTTCTATATTCGGTTTTCATCATCGCTTTTGGCGGCGGTCTGCTTTTTTACTATTTCTATAATCCAAACTCGGATTCTTTTTTAATTCGGTGCCCTTTCAAAACATTCACTCATCTGGACTGTCCCGGATGTGGCAGCCAAAGGGCGCTACACTCCCTGCTGCACGGTGAATTCCGGCAGGCATTTTCTTATAATCCTCTTTTTATTGCAGCCATTCCGTATGTATTTACGGGGGTTTTGTTCGAGTGGTTTGGTTTAAAATATTCCTTTCCCAAGATCCGCAAAATCCTGTTTGGCCGCTGGGCAATTTACCTGATTGCCTTCCTCGTTATTTTCTTCTTCATCTTTAGGAATATTTAA
- a CDS encoding CD225/dispanin family protein, with the protein METPNPALNPNQNPNAIPPKNWLVESILVTIFCCQILGIISIVYAASVESKFYRGDIAGAESASNTAKTLVMVSVACGLLTIVAIGIMATLGVFAGFYNR; encoded by the coding sequence ATGGAAACTCCCAATCCTGCTTTAAATCCGAATCAAAATCCAAATGCCATTCCGCCGAAAAACTGGCTTGTAGAATCCATTCTGGTCACGATTTTCTGTTGTCAGATTTTAGGAATCATCAGTATTGTGTACGCCGCCAGCGTAGAGTCGAAATTCTATCGCGGCGACATTGCCGGCGCGGAAAGTGCCTCAAATACAGCGAAAACTTTGGTCATGGTAAGCGTCGCCTGCGGTCTCCTGACGATTGTTGCCATCGGAATAATGGCAACGCTCGGCGTTTTTGCAGGATTTTACAACCGGTAA
- a CDS encoding aconitate hydratase yields MTFDLDMIKKVYELYPEKVAKAREAVGKPLTLSEKILYTHLWEGNASQAYERGNSYVDFAPDRVAMQDATAQMALLQFMQAGKAKVAVPSTAHADHLIQARVGAEADLQEGINKNSEVFNFLSSVCDKYGIGFWKPGAGIIHQVVLENYAFPGGMMIGTDSHTVNAGGLGMVAIGVGGADAVDVMAGMAWELKMPKLIGIKLTGRLNGWTAAKDIILKVAGILTVKGGTGCIVEYFGDGALSLSATGKGTICNMGAEIGATTSTFGYDDSMRRYLSATGRQDVVDAADQIAEHLTGDPEVYENPGLYFDQVIEINLDELTPHLNGPFTPDLATPVAEFHDKALANGWPIEVEWALIGSCTNSSYEDLSRAASIVDDAFAKGVKPKAILGINPGSEQVKFTAERDGFLDSFRKFESARIFTNACGPCIGQWDREGSEKGEKNSIIHSFNRNFAKRADGNPNTHAFVASPEMVAAVAISGRLDFNPITDTLTNQNGEEVRLNEPVGMELPPKGFAVDDNGYQAPSVDGSSVPVNVNPTSDRLQLLTPFDAWNGQNITGAKVLIKAFGKCTTDHISMAGPWLKYRGHLDNISNNMLIGAINAYNMETNTVKNLLTGEYGAVPDVARAYKAAGIPTIVVGDQNYGEGSSREHAAMEPRHLGVKAVLVKSFARIHETNLKKQGMLGLTFANEEDYNKFQEDDVVNFLDLDQFAPGKQLTLELVHSDGTKDIILTNHTYNTQQIDWYKAGSALNLIAAEAARNA; encoded by the coding sequence ATGACTTTTGACCTTGATATGATTAAAAAAGTGTATGAGCTTTACCCGGAGAAAGTTGCAAAAGCACGTGAAGCCGTAGGGAAACCTCTTACACTCTCAGAAAAAATTCTTTACACCCATCTTTGGGAAGGCAATGCATCGCAAGCGTATGAAAGAGGAAATTCTTATGTAGATTTCGCTCCGGATCGCGTTGCAATGCAGGATGCAACCGCTCAAATGGCGCTGTTGCAATTTATGCAGGCCGGTAAAGCAAAAGTAGCCGTACCTTCAACTGCGCACGCCGATCACCTGATCCAGGCGAGAGTTGGGGCAGAAGCAGATTTACAGGAAGGGATCAATAAAAACTCTGAAGTTTTTAATTTTTTAAGTTCTGTTTGCGATAAATACGGCATCGGTTTTTGGAAGCCGGGCGCCGGAATTATTCACCAGGTGGTTCTCGAAAATTATGCATTTCCGGGCGGAATGATGATCGGAACCGACTCTCACACGGTAAATGCCGGTGGTTTGGGAATGGTTGCTATTGGTGTCGGCGGTGCAGATGCCGTGGATGTGATGGCCGGAATGGCTTGGGAACTTAAAATGCCGAAACTCATCGGTATTAAATTAACAGGAAGATTAAACGGCTGGACGGCCGCGAAAGATATTATTCTGAAAGTGGCGGGAATCTTAACCGTAAAAGGCGGAACGGGCTGTATCGTAGAATATTTCGGCGATGGTGCGCTCTCGCTTTCTGCCACAGGAAAAGGAACCATTTGTAATATGGGTGCAGAAATTGGAGCAACCACTTCAACTTTCGGGTATGATGATTCCATGAGAAGATATTTATCAGCAACCGGAAGACAGGATGTTGTTGACGCTGCAGATCAAATCGCTGAGCATTTAACAGGTGATCCGGAAGTATATGAAAATCCGGGACTTTATTTCGATCAGGTTATCGAAATTAATCTGGATGAATTAACACCGCACTTAAACGGACCTTTCACGCCGGATTTGGCTACACCGGTTGCGGAATTTCACGATAAAGCCTTGGCAAACGGTTGGCCAATTGAAGTCGAATGGGCCTTGATCGGCTCTTGTACGAACTCTTCCTACGAAGATTTGTCCAGAGCGGCCTCTATTGTGGACGATGCTTTCGCCAAAGGCGTGAAGCCAAAAGCAATCTTAGGGATTAACCCGGGTTCGGAGCAGGTTAAATTTACCGCAGAACGCGACGGTTTCTTAGATTCTTTCAGAAAATTTGAATCCGCCAGAATTTTTACCAATGCCTGTGGTCCTTGTATCGGACAATGGGACAGAGAAGGATCCGAAAAAGGGGAGAAAAACTCCATCATTCACTCCTTCAACAGAAATTTTGCGAAAAGAGCCGACGGAAATCCAAACACCCATGCTTTTGTCGCCTCGCCGGAAATGGTGGCTGCGGTTGCAATTTCGGGGAGATTAGATTTTAATCCGATTACCGATACTTTAACCAATCAAAACGGCGAGGAAGTAAGATTGAACGAACCTGTGGGAATGGAATTGCCGCCAAAAGGTTTCGCTGTAGACGACAACGGTTATCAGGCGCCGTCTGTAGATGGTTCTTCAGTTCCCGTTAATGTGAATCCGACGTCAGACCGCCTTCAGTTGTTAACTCCTTTTGACGCCTGGAACGGACAAAATATTACCGGCGCAAAAGTTTTGATTAAAGCTTTCGGAAAATGTACCACCGACCATATTTCGATGGCAGGACCCTGGTTGAAATACCGTGGGCATTTGGATAATATTTCGAACAATATGTTGATTGGTGCCATCAACGCGTACAATATGGAAACGAATACCGTGAAAAATCTTCTAACGGGAGAATACGGTGCGGTTCCGGATGTTGCAAGAGCGTACAAAGCAGCGGGAATTCCAACCATCGTTGTTGGAGATCAAAATTATGGTGAAGGTTCCTCCCGAGAACATGCTGCGATGGAGCCCCGACATCTTGGTGTAAAAGCCGTTTTGGTAAAATCTTTTGCCAGAATTCACGAAACGAATCTGAAAAAGCAAGGAATGTTAGGCCTGACCTTCGCGAACGAAGAAGACTACAACAAATTTCAGGAAGATGACGTCGTTAATTTCTTAGATTTAGATCAGTTTGCACCCGGGAAACAATTGACTTTAGAGTTAGTGCATTCCGACGGCACAAAAGATATTATCTTAACAAATCATACGTACAATACACAGCAAATAGACTGGTACAAAGCAGGTTCAGCATTAAATCTAATCGCTGCCGAAGCGGCAAGAAATGCATAA
- a CDS encoding TonB-dependent receptor domain-containing protein gives MTKISAAVIALFCSQFYFSQEKSTSNTKEKQIEGVVITKTKKAVEQKADRTIFDFSEQPSLNSGTVMEGMKKLPGLIVSDVAGMLYQGKQLAVYMDGRPLNISSNELNSFLEGMPANSVERIEIITQPGAEFPATSGGAIMNIITNKNSKKYLTATYSGNYSFTNDDKFRSRTGNSINLNARNKYFGWQINAGQNYRESLMDSNQDNLAFINSDRINRGIFAKTAVTIDLGLDRLLLNYDFYKNGGDTNNASSGIYEGNPYTQNSYSDSENYRNDAVLMYQKKFNDKAQKLDFKASYSQADSQFDQQNAAQAQNVLDNSSVMRVSNFKVDYSQPLKILDEGKVSFGGLYEKQNYKTASFNSLNLDYQKLNAAAYLEFKATLKKMDFILGTRAEDYDISGTTYNYRNNRYEALTDFKKFKFFPNASLQYNFAKQVYFALNYNKKISLPSISVLNPNNTTFSGPNSQSSGNPNLQPTIFDNFEAKLSAVDYVFIGYNVSVAKNQVVQKISRERDVISNSQDNVSELKIHNFNVGFPIPFAIFNTPLKELMKFDMNPDKLNFVYIYSAYQLHELPDISTKGFWVFNFMAQIILPKDITFVANYNYLTPNGNYYYFVADKPFSNSLNVNISKKFMDERLNISLFADDVFNTQETALHSVSAVPNVYLSSKNDSRKFGISVNYKIPTKNKNAKIDPNLLDKEKKEDAGLIPGQ, from the coding sequence ATGACCAAAATATCTGCTGCAGTTATTGCATTGTTCTGTTCGCAATTCTACTTTTCCCAGGAAAAATCCACCTCTAACACGAAAGAAAAACAAATTGAAGGTGTTGTTATTACGAAAACTAAAAAGGCCGTCGAGCAGAAAGCAGACCGTACCATCTTCGATTTCTCTGAACAGCCCAGTTTAAATTCCGGAACGGTGATGGAAGGTATGAAAAAATTACCCGGCCTCATTGTTTCCGATGTGGCGGGAATGCTGTATCAGGGCAAGCAGCTCGCGGTTTATATGGACGGAAGACCGCTTAATATTTCGAGCAATGAACTGAATTCTTTTTTGGAAGGTATGCCTGCAAATTCTGTGGAACGAATTGAGATCATCACGCAGCCCGGCGCGGAATTTCCCGCAACTTCCGGCGGCGCCATCATGAACATCATCACGAACAAAAATTCAAAAAAATATTTAACCGCAACCTATTCCGGCAACTACAGCTTTACAAATGACGATAAATTCCGCAGCAGAACCGGAAATTCCATCAATTTAAACGCAAGAAACAAATATTTTGGCTGGCAGATCAACGCTGGACAAAATTACCGCGAAAGTTTGATGGACTCGAATCAGGATAATCTGGCCTTCATCAACTCAGACCGAATAAACCGCGGAATTTTTGCGAAAACAGCTGTCACAATCGATCTTGGTCTCGACCGGTTGCTGTTGAATTATGATTTTTATAAAAATGGCGGCGATACCAATAATGCAAGTTCCGGAATCTACGAGGGAAATCCATATACTCAAAATTCGTATAGCGATTCCGAAAATTACAGGAACGATGCGGTTTTAATGTATCAGAAAAAATTTAATGATAAGGCGCAGAAACTGGATTTCAAAGCGTCGTATTCCCAGGCCGATTCGCAGTTCGATCAGCAAAATGCGGCGCAGGCGCAAAATGTTCTCGATAATTCCTCAGTGATGCGCGTGTCTAATTTCAAGGTTGATTATTCTCAACCTTTAAAAATTTTGGATGAGGGGAAAGTGAGTTTCGGTGGTCTTTATGAAAAACAAAATTACAAAACGGCGAGTTTTAATTCGCTTAACTTAGACTATCAAAAATTAAATGCCGCCGCTTATCTGGAATTTAAGGCGACGTTGAAAAAGATGGATTTTATCCTCGGAACGCGCGCGGAAGATTACGATATTTCCGGCACAACCTACAATTACCGCAATAACCGCTATGAAGCTTTAACGGATTTTAAAAAGTTTAAATTTTTCCCCAACGCGAGTTTGCAGTATAATTTTGCGAAACAGGTTTATTTTGCGTTGAATTATAACAAGAAAATTTCTTTGCCGAGTATTTCCGTCTTAAATCCGAATAACACCACGTTTTCCGGACCCAATTCTCAGTCTTCCGGAAATCCCAATCTGCAGCCCACTATTTTTGATAATTTCGAAGCGAAATTAAGTGCCGTCGATTATGTTTTTATCGGATATAACGTGAGTGTCGCGAAAAACCAGGTCGTACAGAAGATCAGCCGCGAGCGCGATGTCATCAGCAATTCGCAGGACAATGTTTCGGAACTGAAGATCCATAACTTCAATGTAGGATTTCCCATTCCGTTCGCCATTTTCAATACGCCGTTGAAAGAGCTGATGAAGTTCGACATGAATCCCGATAAACTGAATTTTGTGTACATTTATTCTGCTTATCAACTGCACGAATTGCCGGATATCAGTACAAAAGGTTTTTGGGTTTTCAACTTTATGGCGCAGATTATATTGCCGAAAGACATCACATTTGTTGCGAATTACAATTATCTGACGCCGAACGGAAATTACTATTATTTCGTGGCAGATAAACCTTTCAGCAATTCTTTAAACGTGAACATTTCCAAAAAATTCATGGACGAAAGACTGAACATTTCGCTCTTCGCGGATGATGTTTTCAATACGCAGGAAACGGCGCTTCATTCGGTTTCCGCCGTGCCGAATGTGTATTTGTCCAGCAAAAACGACTCGCGGAAATTTGGTATTTCTGTCAATTATAAGATTCCGACGAAGAATAAAAATGCGAAGATAGATCCCAATTTGTTGGATAAAGAGAAGAAGGAAGACGCGGGTTTAATTCCGGGCCAGTAG
- a CDS encoding RluA family pseudouridine synthase gives MMQEQIVFEDNHLLVINKKAGQLVQGDKTGDLSLLDLLKDFIKVRDHKPGNVFLGLVHRIDRPTSGLVIYAKTSKALSRLTQMVKNRDIKKTYWAVVPKVEIPHAQRLIHYLQKNEKNNKSTVFPKVTDGAKEAILNYEIIKTLDNFQLLEVDLETGRHHQIRAQLAKIGAPIKGDLKYGSPRSNPDGGIHLHARKLEFIHPVTNEKTIIVAKVPQNDVIWQACED, from the coding sequence ATTATGCAGGAACAAATCGTTTTCGAAGACAACCATCTTTTGGTCATCAATAAAAAAGCCGGGCAGCTCGTTCAGGGCGATAAAACCGGCGATCTTTCTTTGCTCGATCTGCTTAAAGATTTTATTAAAGTTCGAGATCACAAACCCGGAAACGTTTTCTTAGGCCTCGTTCACCGCATCGACCGCCCGACTTCCGGTCTCGTAATTTATGCAAAAACGTCGAAAGCACTTTCACGTTTAACGCAGATGGTGAAGAACCGCGACATTAAAAAAACCTATTGGGCCGTGGTGCCGAAAGTAGAAATTCCGCACGCGCAACGCCTTATCCATTACCTTCAAAAAAACGAAAAGAATAACAAATCCACTGTTTTCCCAAAAGTGACGGACGGCGCGAAAGAAGCCATTCTCAATTACGAAATCATCAAAACCTTAGATAATTTTCAGTTGCTGGAAGTGGATCTGGAAACCGGCCGGCATCATCAGATTCGGGCACAGTTGGCAAAGATTGGCGCACCGATTAAAGGCGACTTAAAATATGGCTCGCCGCGCTCCAATCCCGACGGCGGCATTCACCTTCACGCCAGAAAATTAGAATTTATCCATCCGGTGACGAATGAAAAGACAATAATTGTGGCGAAAGTTCCGCAGAACGATGTGATATGGCAGGCTTGCGAAGATTAA
- a CDS encoding NUDIX domain-containing protein, protein MEFLKFCPKCGHETLQWDGEKMWSCSHCDYVLFHNVAGAVAVLIKFKDEFLFTRRNQEPKKGKLDLPGGFVDPKESAEETCVRELFEEMKIEVPISDLKYLASLPNTYEYKNILYNTLDLFYEYEVSEKFDVEMEVSEISETIWLKKEDLNLEDLAFDSQRLFLKNYLRA, encoded by the coding sequence ATGGAATTTCTGAAATTTTGTCCAAAATGCGGGCACGAAACTTTACAATGGGACGGCGAAAAAATGTGGTCCTGCTCCCACTGCGATTACGTTCTCTTTCATAATGTCGCCGGAGCTGTTGCGGTATTGATAAAATTTAAGGATGAATTTCTCTTCACACGCAGAAATCAGGAACCGAAAAAAGGAAAACTGGATCTGCCCGGCGGATTTGTAGATCCGAAAGAAAGCGCCGAAGAAACTTGCGTGCGCGAGCTTTTTGAAGAAATGAAAATTGAGGTGCCGATTTCCGACTTGAAATATCTAGCCAGTTTACCAAACACGTACGAATACAAAAACATTCTGTACAACACTTTAGATCTTTTTTACGAATACGAAGTTTCAGAAAAATTCGACGTTGAAATGGAGGTTTCGGAGATTTCTGAAACCATTTGGCTTAAAAAAGAGGATCTTAACCTGGAGGATCTGGCTTTCGATTCGCAGCGACTTTTTCTGAAGAACTATCTCCGGGCCTGA
- the xerD gene encoding site-specific tyrosine recombinase XerD has protein sequence MTWDEKIKDFENFLKFERNFSDNTLDAYLRDIRKLRDYAEFDLSNTGPLQITYENIQEYLFQLSKKKFSERSQARWISSIKSFFKYLLEDEVRTDNPAALLEGPKLGLYLPDTLSFEDVERIIKAIDIATDLGQRNQCMIEVLYGCGLRVSELIDLKISNINFKESYLKVEGKGDKTRFVPLAVYTSSLIRDYINNIRSKYKINKKCEDILFLNSRGSAMSRVIVFIIIKELTEKAGINKKISPHTFRHSFATHLLQNGADLRYIQEMLGHSSITTTEIYTHLKNEELRDVILNYHPRNKV, from the coding sequence ATCACTTGGGATGAAAAAATAAAAGATTTTGAAAATTTCCTGAAATTTGAGAGAAATTTTTCAGACAATACACTTGACGCTTATTTAAGAGACATCCGAAAACTTCGCGATTATGCAGAATTCGATCTGTCCAATACCGGTCCTCTTCAAATTACCTACGAAAATATTCAGGAATATCTTTTTCAGCTTTCGAAGAAAAAATTCAGCGAGCGCTCCCAGGCCCGATGGATTTCCTCCATCAAATCTTTCTTTAAATATCTTTTAGAAGATGAAGTTCGCACCGATAATCCCGCCGCTTTGCTGGAAGGTCCCAAATTAGGCCTTTACCTCCCCGATACCTTAAGTTTCGAAGATGTGGAACGAATCATCAAAGCCATCGATATAGCCACCGATTTGGGACAAAGAAACCAGTGCATGATTGAAGTCTTATACGGCTGCGGCCTGCGCGTTTCCGAACTCATCGATCTGAAAATTTCCAATATTAATTTTAAAGAATCTTATTTAAAAGTGGAAGGTAAAGGTGATAAAACACGTTTTGTTCCCTTAGCCGTCTATACTTCTTCGCTTATTAGAGATTACATTAACAACATTCGCTCTAAATATAAAATAAATAAAAAATGCGAAGATATTTTGTTTTTGAACAGCCGCGGCTCCGCCATGTCCCGCGTTATTGTCTTTATTATTATTAAAGAACTCACTGAGAAAGCTGGCATCAACAAGAAAATCTCGCCTCACACCTTCCGTCATTCCTTCGCAACGCATCTTTTACAAAACGGTGCGGATCTGCGGTACATTCAGGAAATGTTGGGCCATTCGAGCATCACAACGACCGAAATCTACACCCATTTAAAAAACGAAGAATTGCGTGACGTCATTCTTAACTACCATCCGCGAAATAAAGTTTAA
- a CDS encoding dCMP deaminase family protein — protein sequence MAMEWAKLSYCKRKKVGALIVKDRMIISDGYNGTPSGFDNCCEDETGKTQWFVLHAEANAILKLAGSTQSAKDATLYLTLSPCKECSKLVLQAGIKKVVYVDEYSDNDGIDFLKNHGIVLLKISKEELL from the coding sequence ATGGCAATGGAATGGGCAAAGTTGTCTTATTGCAAAAGAAAAAAGGTTGGAGCGCTCATTGTAAAAGACCGAATGATCATTTCCGACGGCTATAACGGCACTCCTTCCGGATTCGACAACTGCTGCGAAGATGAAACAGGGAAAACGCAATGGTTTGTTTTGCACGCAGAGGCCAACGCTATCCTGAAATTGGCAGGTTCTACACAGTCTGCAAAAGATGCAACACTGTATTTAACTTTATCTCCGTGCAAAGAATGCAGCAAACTTGTTTTACAGGCCGGGATAAAAAAAGTGGTTTATGTAGACGAATATTCCGACAATGACGGAATAGATTTTCTAAAAAATCACGGCATTGTTCTCCTGAAAATATCGAAAGAAGAACTGCTATAA